In Streptococcus mitis, one genomic interval encodes:
- a CDS encoding ATP-grasp domain-containing protein — MEKEVIRDISRETYLNKPISSSYPWVQQEKINGQNLCSYAICHHGEVLAQVVYQAQYCLNGSASSYFEAYDEPRINAFVSDFVARTDYHGQIAFDFIDNGQAIYLLECNPRATSGLHLLSAGLRIEEAGISYTETGKLPVKSMGKGLYFLFGLQALGQGKIAELIRDKDAQKVY; from the coding sequence TTGGAAAAAGAGGTTATTCGAGATATTAGTAGGGAGACTTATCTGAATAAGCCAATCTCCTCCAGCTATCCATGGGTACAACAGGAAAAAATTAATGGTCAAAATCTCTGTTCCTATGCTATCTGCCATCATGGAGAAGTATTAGCTCAAGTTGTCTACCAAGCACAATACTGCTTGAACGGTTCGGCATCTTCCTATTTTGAAGCCTATGACGAGCCTAGAATAAATGCCTTTGTTTCGGATTTTGTGGCTAGGACAGACTACCATGGTCAAATTGCCTTCGACTTTATTGATAATGGACAGGCTATCTACCTCTTAGAGTGTAATCCAAGGGCCACCAGTGGGCTCCATCTCCTCTCAGCAGGATTAAGAATTGAAGAAGCAGGAATCAGCTATACTGAAACTGGAAAACTACCCGTCAAAAGTATGGGCAAAGGTCTCTATTTCCTTTTTGGGTTGCAAGCACTAGGCCAAGGGAAAATAGCAGAGCTGATTAGAGACAAAGACGCTCAGAAAGTATACTGA
- a CDS encoding ATP-grasp domain-containing protein, with protein sequence MITSPRAPVAIDWVSLALKSNHEVHLTDSLESSLAFFTYEQGRRPIYHKIAGPRYDFPSYAKAMIALINQVDLVIPTCEDIFYLEQLPLSDSNRAKCLMPEKDLIFQLHHKYAIYQIIKNPVGIIYPKTKLLESWSDLDQNQLSSTILKPVFSRFGKRGYSRY encoded by the coding sequence TTGATTACATCACCTCGGGCGCCGGTTGCGATTGACTGGGTTAGTCTAGCACTTAAGTCAAATCACGAGGTTCACTTAACTGATAGTTTAGAATCGTCCCTTGCCTTTTTTACATATGAGCAAGGACGAAGACCCATTTACCATAAAATTGCTGGCCCACGATATGATTTTCCATCCTATGCTAAAGCAATGATTGCACTGATTAATCAAGTAGATCTGGTCATTCCTACCTGTGAAGATATCTTTTATTTGGAACAGTTGCCCTTATCTGATAGCAACCGAGCTAAGTGCTTGATGCCAGAAAAAGATTTAATCTTTCAACTGCATCATAAATATGCCATTTACCAAATCATTAAAAATCCAGTTGGAATTATCTATCCAAAGACTAAATTATTAGAATCATGGTCTGATTTAGATCAAAATCAACTTTCCTCAACTATACTCAAACCGGTCTTCTCCCGTTTTGGAAAAAGAGGTTATTCGAGATATTAG